A stretch of the Zonotrichia albicollis isolate bZonAlb1 chromosome 31, bZonAlb1.hap1, whole genome shotgun sequence genome encodes the following:
- the LOC141725761 gene encoding uncharacterized protein LOC141725761, which yields MGGGGGGAGGRGGVEEEQEEEQSEEAPRASISLRLCSPFAPGASPAASRRLGQMEEEGAVRKILQDTQAGTELQMETRVDKSPQQNLMEEAILSSSEGQESPTRKDSKPSPGCSEEQRRPHCFIQKSTLVVHEQFHAGEKPYMCLECGKSFSHTSHLFIHHQVHTGEWPYRCLECGKCFNCCSQLIPHMRQHTGERPYKCGECGKSFTLSSVLVQHQKIHSGEKPYKCYKCGRSFSYRSSLICHKKTHSEDQPFECLKCGKGFQTRSNLLMHQQTHTE from the exons atggggggaggaggaggaggagcgggaggaagaggaggggtaGAGGAGGAGCAAGAAGAGGAGCAGTCAGAGGAGGCCCCACGTGCGTCCATCTCTCTCcggctctgcagccccttcgCGCCGGGAGCATCTCCCGCAGCATCCCgcag GCTTGGCCAAATGGAGGAGGAGGGGGCAGTGAGGAAGATACTCCaggatacccaggcag GCACTGAGCTGCAGATGGAGACCAGGGtggacaaatccccacagcagaacctcatggaagaggccaTTTTGAGCAGCTCCGAGGGGCAGGAATCCCCCACAAGGAAGgactccaaacccagcccagggtgctctgaggagcaaAGACGCCCCCATTGCTTCATCCAGAAATCCACtctggtggtccatgagcagtTTCATGCCGGGGAAAAGCCCTACAtgtgcttggaatgtgggaagagcttcagccacACCTCCCACCTCTTCATCCACCACCAAGTACACACAGGGGAATGGCCCTACAGGTGCTTGGAATGTGGCAAGTGCTTCaactgctgctcccagctcatcCCCCACATGCGCCAGCACACGGGCGAAcggccctacaagtgtggggaatgtgggaagagcttcaccctgAGCTCAGTCCTAGTCCAGCACCAGAAGATCCactcaggagaaaaaccctACAAATGCTACAAGTGTGGGAGGAGCTTCAGCTATAGATCCAGCCTGATTTGCCACAAGAAGACCCACAGTGAGGACCAGCCCTTTGAGTGTCTCAAGTGTGGGAAGGGGTTTCAGACCAGGTCAAATCTCCTCATGCATCAGCAAACACACACGGAGTAG
- the LOC141725893 gene encoding uncharacterized protein LOC141725893, whose product MEKEKPQRSHMRRGCKPSPGSSEEERAPLSQEGGRRSSQSSELVEKPQAGERPHKCLECGKGFKYSSHLRQHQVIHTGERPYKCGECGKGFSKSCNLISHSKIHTGERPHTCQECGKSFVRSSSLKEHQMLHAGERPFECPQCGKRFLRPSRLLLHQRIHREEKPFCCPDCGKGFKRSCILLNGRLRTGKKPWECPKCGKSFVRCSSSTPHGASTLDDPQ is encoded by the coding sequence atggagaaggaaaagccccagagatcccacatgaggaggggctgcaaacccagcccagggagctctgaggaggaaagagcccCCTTGAGCCAGGAAGGCGGCCGGAGgtccagccagagctcagagctggtggagaagcctcaggctggagagaggccacacaagtgcttggaatgtgggaagggttTCAAGTACAGCTCCCATCTGAGGCAGCACCAGGTGATCCACACAGGGGaaaggccctacaagtgtggggaatgtgggaagggcttcagcaaGAGCTGCAACCTCATCAGCCACAGcaagatccacactggggaacggcccCACACCTGccaggaatgtgggaagagcttcgtgCGGAGCTCCAGCCTGAAGGAACACCAGATGCTGCacgctggggagaggcccttcgagtgtcctcagtgtgggaagaggtttctgAGGCCATCCCGTCTCCTCCTGCATCAGCGCATTCACAGGGAGGAGAAGCCCTTCTGctgccccgactgtgggaagggcttcaagcgcagCTGCATCCTCCTGAACGGGCGCCTCCGCACTGGGAAGAAGCCCTGGGAGTGCcccaagtgtgggaagagctttgtgcgctgctccagctccactCCCCATGGAGCATCCACGTTGGATGATCCCCAGTGA